A stretch of the Salmo salar chromosome ssa20, Ssal_v3.1, whole genome shotgun sequence genome encodes the following:
- the LOC106580285 gene encoding repulsive guidance molecule B isoform X2, protein MGRAGCCYRGAERLASPPRVPSLRPLLVLLLALCYGAHRGHCQVATPQCRIQKCTTDFVSLTSHLTPALDGFDVEFCKALRSYSACTQRTAKSCRGNLVFHSAVLGISDLMTQRNCSRDGPTSSTHPEMQSEPCNYHSRTQHALTHPHTHTHTPPGYLFCGLFGDPHLRTFKDSFQTCKVEGAWPLIDNDYLSVQVTNVPVVTGSSATATNKITVIFKPFEECTDQRVYQAVTDDLPAAFVDGTVSSGAPDHNLNGNNGDSTGKVQALWISEHSPGRHVELHAGYIGVTIIVRQLGRYLTLAVRIPEEMAHAYDATQDLQLCLNGCPTSERIDRGGHLPLPLPHPALGLQLQQPHGQGQSSHTHSHTAPYSAPQGFSMEGARARCREQLEVQDIYFHSCVFDLLTTGDANFTAAAFSALKDMESLHPHSERWTIYPPSSAHTSQPITCLLLLTLCALG, encoded by the exons TGCTACGGGGCTCACAGAG gTCATTGCCAGGTGGCCACCCCTCAGTGTCGTATCCAGAAGTGCACCACAGACTTTGTGTCCCTGACGTCTCACCTGACCCCAGCGCTGGATGGCTTTGACGTAGAATTCTGTAAGGCTCTGAGGTCCTACAGCGCCTGCACCCAGAGGACAGCCAAGTCCTGTAGGGGCAACCTGGTCTTCCACTCTGCCGTCCTGGGCATCTCAGACCTCATGACCCAGAGAAACTGCTCCCGGGACGGGCCCACCTCCTCCACACACCCCGAGATGCAATCAGAGCCCTGCAACTACCACAGCCGCACCCAGCACGctctcacacaccctcacacacacactcacacgccgCCGGGGTACCTGTTCTGCGGGCTGTTCGGGGACCCCCACCTGCGGACGTTTAAGGACAGCTTCCAGACCTGCAAGGTGGAGGGGGCGTGGCCGCTTATTGATAACGACTACTTGTCCGTGCAGGTGACCAACGTTCCAGTGGTAACAGGATCCAGCGCCACGGCGACCAATAAG ATCACCGTCATATTCAAGCCATTTGAGGAGTGTACAGACCAGCGTGTGTACCAGGCAGTAACAGATGACCTGCCCGCTGCCTTCGTAGATGGTACCGTGAGTAGCGGGGCCCCTGACCATAACCTTAACGGAAATAACGGTGACTCTACCGGGAAGGTACAAGCGCTGTGGATCTCGGAGCATAGCCCCGGTCGCCACGTGGAGCTGCATGCCGGCTACATCGGCGTGACGATTATCGTACGGCAGCTGGGGCGCTACCTGACCCTGGCGGTGCGCATCCCGGAGGAGATGGCCCATGCCTACGACGCTACGCAGGACCTGCAGCTCTGCCTGAATGGATGTCCCACCTCAGAACGCATCGACCGGGGGGGTCACCTGCCTCTCCCTCTACCACATCCAGCGCTGGGTTTACAGCTCCAACAGCCACACGGCCAGGGccagtcctcacacacacactcccacacggCTCCCTACAGCGCCCCCCAGGGGTTCAGTATGGAGGGTGCGCGGGCACGCTGCAGGGAGCAGCTTGAGGTGCAGGATATTTATTTCCACTCGTGTGTGTTTGACCTCCTGACCACCGGGGACGCTAACTTCACGGCAGCGGCGTTCAGCGCCCTGAAGGACATGGAGAGTCTCCACCCCCATAGCGAGCGCTGGACGATCTACCCACCCAGCTCAGCCCACACCTCTCAGCCTATCACATGTCTCCTACTGCTCACGCTCTGTGCGCTCGGATAG
- the LOC106580285 gene encoding repulsive guidance molecule B isoform X1: MGRAGCCYRGAERLASPPRVPSLRPLLVLLLALCYGAHRGSHCQVATPQCRIQKCTTDFVSLTSHLTPALDGFDVEFCKALRSYSACTQRTAKSCRGNLVFHSAVLGISDLMTQRNCSRDGPTSSTHPEMQSEPCNYHSRTQHALTHPHTHTHTPPGYLFCGLFGDPHLRTFKDSFQTCKVEGAWPLIDNDYLSVQVTNVPVVTGSSATATNKITVIFKPFEECTDQRVYQAVTDDLPAAFVDGTVSSGAPDHNLNGNNGDSTGKVQALWISEHSPGRHVELHAGYIGVTIIVRQLGRYLTLAVRIPEEMAHAYDATQDLQLCLNGCPTSERIDRGGHLPLPLPHPALGLQLQQPHGQGQSSHTHSHTAPYSAPQGFSMEGARARCREQLEVQDIYFHSCVFDLLTTGDANFTAAAFSALKDMESLHPHSERWTIYPPSSAHTSQPITCLLLLTLCALG; this comes from the exons TGCTACGGGGCTCACAGAGGTA gTCATTGCCAGGTGGCCACCCCTCAGTGTCGTATCCAGAAGTGCACCACAGACTTTGTGTCCCTGACGTCTCACCTGACCCCAGCGCTGGATGGCTTTGACGTAGAATTCTGTAAGGCTCTGAGGTCCTACAGCGCCTGCACCCAGAGGACAGCCAAGTCCTGTAGGGGCAACCTGGTCTTCCACTCTGCCGTCCTGGGCATCTCAGACCTCATGACCCAGAGAAACTGCTCCCGGGACGGGCCCACCTCCTCCACACACCCCGAGATGCAATCAGAGCCCTGCAACTACCACAGCCGCACCCAGCACGctctcacacaccctcacacacacactcacacgccgCCGGGGTACCTGTTCTGCGGGCTGTTCGGGGACCCCCACCTGCGGACGTTTAAGGACAGCTTCCAGACCTGCAAGGTGGAGGGGGCGTGGCCGCTTATTGATAACGACTACTTGTCCGTGCAGGTGACCAACGTTCCAGTGGTAACAGGATCCAGCGCCACGGCGACCAATAAG ATCACCGTCATATTCAAGCCATTTGAGGAGTGTACAGACCAGCGTGTGTACCAGGCAGTAACAGATGACCTGCCCGCTGCCTTCGTAGATGGTACCGTGAGTAGCGGGGCCCCTGACCATAACCTTAACGGAAATAACGGTGACTCTACCGGGAAGGTACAAGCGCTGTGGATCTCGGAGCATAGCCCCGGTCGCCACGTGGAGCTGCATGCCGGCTACATCGGCGTGACGATTATCGTACGGCAGCTGGGGCGCTACCTGACCCTGGCGGTGCGCATCCCGGAGGAGATGGCCCATGCCTACGACGCTACGCAGGACCTGCAGCTCTGCCTGAATGGATGTCCCACCTCAGAACGCATCGACCGGGGGGGTCACCTGCCTCTCCCTCTACCACATCCAGCGCTGGGTTTACAGCTCCAACAGCCACACGGCCAGGGccagtcctcacacacacactcccacacggCTCCCTACAGCGCCCCCCAGGGGTTCAGTATGGAGGGTGCGCGGGCACGCTGCAGGGAGCAGCTTGAGGTGCAGGATATTTATTTCCACTCGTGTGTGTTTGACCTCCTGACCACCGGGGACGCTAACTTCACGGCAGCGGCGTTCAGCGCCCTGAAGGACATGGAGAGTCTCCACCCCCATAGCGAGCGCTGGACGATCTACCCACCCAGCTCAGCCCACACCTCTCAGCCTATCACATGTCTCCTACTGCTCACGCTCTGTGCGCTCGGATAG
- the LOC106580284 gene encoding endoplasmic reticulum aminopeptidase 2: protein MFWVRFLFLALLSLAGVTQTSSSPTQASEPPNPTEEQPPLNTGSLSFPWSHLRLPEYIVPLHYHLLLHPNLTILSYIGTVRIELQVQNNTNWVVLHSKGLRITTATVLDQNLAHLSDQVLPVLHNPTHEQVAIFSPRALTGGQKYFLFLEFGADLGEGFYGFYRSTYRTSTGETRTLASTHFEPTSARMAFPCFDEPSIKANYSISIRRSPAHTALSNMPVEQTEVLDDGLMEDRFAVSVRMSSYLVAFIVCDFRSVSATTASGVKVSVYAAPEKWQQTHYALKAAVKLLEFYEKYFNISYPLPKQDLVAIPDFQSGAMENWGLITFRETSLLYDPTTSSASDRLWVTKVIAHELAHQWFGNLVTMEWWNDIWLNEGFATYMEYISVDTTYPKLRVEDYLLDTCFVAIGRDSLNSSRPISSVAESPTQIKEMFDTVSYNKGACVLHMLRHYLTDQVFQSGIMRYLRRYSYSNARNQDLWDSLANTCPEEEFTSGGHCYSNSQAAKNAYLYAGEHLDLTTMMNTWTLQTGVPLVTVARQGSRLVLKQERFLRTTHPSDPAWPSLQQGYLWHIPLTYRTDTSTSIHRHLMTTLTDSVEVGEEVGWVKVNVDMAGYYLVHYDGSGWDDLIQLLKNNHTALSFMDRTHLIHNAFQLTTAGRLSLDKALDLIGYLRSESHTVPLLQGLAYLEAFYRMVERMDIPDVTQNLSTYILWYFRGVIDRQTWSDKGSVSERRLRSELLSLACHLGDLPCLEQAQRSFTHWLDSNSTLSLPADVTETVFSVGAQEDSGWASLLHIYTLSLSETHKHKILSALASSRDTNKLHRLLELGLEGEVIRTQDLDSLIVMVARNPRGHHLAWSYVQKYWSTLVDKFQLGSFSIRNIIIGTTGQFFSTEELTEVRVFFESIHEQASQLRVTQVAMDNIQKNILWMQRNLGTLRSWLNQHID from the exons ATGTTCTGGGTCAGGTTCTTGTTTCTGGCCCTCCTGTCTCTGGCTGGTGTGACCCAGACCTCCTCTAGCCCAACCCAGGCCTCTGAGCCCCCTAACCCTACTGAGGAGCAGCCTCCCTTGAATACGGGAAGCCTCTCATTCCCTTGGAGCCACCTCCGTCTTCCGGAGTACATTGTTCCGCTCCACTATCACCTCCTGCTCCACCCTAACCTCACCATACTCAGCTACATCGGTACAGTCAGAATAGAGCTCCAGGTTCAGAACAATACCAACTGGGTGGTGCTGCACAGCAAGGGGCTTCGTATCACTACAGCAACTGTGCTGGACCAGAACCTGGCTCACCTGTCAGACCAG GTTCTCCCTGTTCTCCACAACCCTACCCATGAGCAGGTTGCCATATTCTCTCCCAGAGCGCTCACTGGTGGGCAGAAGTACTTCCTGTTTCTGGAGTTTGGGGCAGATCTAGGAGAGGGCTTCTATGGCTTCTACAGGAGCACCTACAGAACCAGCACCGGAGAGACACG GACCCTGGCCTCCACTCATTTTGAGCCCACCAGTGCTCGGATGGCGTTTCCCTGTTTTGATGAGCCTAGTATCAAGGCTAATTACTCTATCAGTATCAGGAGGAGCCCAGCACACACCGCTCTGTCCAACATGCCTGTA GAGcagacagaggtcctggatgatgGACTAATGGAGGATCGTTTTGCTGTGAGTGTGAGGATGAGCTCCTATCTGGTGGCCTTCATCGTGTGTGACTTCAGATCTGTCAGCGCAACAACTGCCTCAGGGGTCAAG GTTTCTGTCTATGCTGCTCCAGAAAAATGGCAGCAGACCCATTACGCTCTGAAGGCTGCAGTCAAACTACTGGAGTTCTACGAGAAATACTTCAACATCAGCTACCCACTACCTAAACAAG ACCTGGTTGCTATCCCAGACTTTCAGTCCGGAGCAATGGAGAACTGGGGTCTGATCACCTTCAGAGAGACCAGCCTGCTCTACGACCCCACCACCTCCTCAGCCTCTGATAGGCTCTGGGTTACCAAGGTGATCGCCCATGAGCTCGCCCACCAG tGGTTTGGGAACCTGGTGACCATGGAGTGGTGGAACGACATCTGGCTGAATGAGGGCTTCGCCACGTACATGGAGTACATCTCAGTGGACACCACATACCCCAAACTCAGAGTG GAGGACTATCTTCTGGACACCTGCTTTGTTGCGATTGGTCGAGACTCTCTAAACTCCTCCCGCCCCATCTCCAGTGTAGCTGAAAGCCCTACACAGATTAAAGAGATGTTCGACACAGTATCCTACAATAAG GGGGCATGTGTCCTGCACATGCTAAGACACTACCTGACTGACCAAGTGTTCCAGAGTGGAATCATGCGTTACCTtcgcaggtacagctacagcaaCGCTCGCAACCAGGACCTGTGGGACAGCCTGGCAAAC ACATGTCCAGAAGAGGAGTTCACCTCTGGAGGACACTGCTACAGCAACAGCCAGGCAGCTAAGAACGCA tacctgTACGCTGGGGAGCACCTGGACCTGACGACCATGATGAACACCTGGACGCTGCAGACAGGTGTGCCCTTGGTAACGGTTGCTAGACAGGGGTCTCGTCTGGTGCTGAAACAGGAGAGGTTCCTGAGGACCACACATCCGTCTGATCCAGCATGGCCCAGCCTGCAGCAGgg GTACCTGTGGCACATCCCTCTGACATACAGGACTGACACCTCAACTAGCATTCACAGACACCTCATGACTACACTCACAG acagtgtggaggtgggggaggaggtgggCTGGGTGAAGGTGAATGTGGACATGGCTGGTTATTACCTGGTCCACTACGATGGTTCAGGCTGGGACGACTTGATACAACTACTGAAGAACAACCACACAGCTCTCAGCTTCATGGACAGAACACACCTCATACACAATGCCTTCCAACTCACCAC AGCAGGTCGGCTGTCACTCGATAAAGCCTTGGACCTTATTGGCTACCTGCGATCAGAGAGTCACACTGTGCCCCTCCTCCAAGGGTTGGCCTACCTGGAAGCCTTCTACAGGATGGTGGAGAGGATGGACATACCTGACGTCACACAAAACCTCAGT ACGTACATCCTGTGGTATTTCCGTGGTGTGATTGACCGTCAGACGTGGAGCGACAAGGGCTCTGTGTCTGAGAGGCGGCTGAGGTCGGAGCTCCTCTCTCTGGCCTGCCATCTAGGAGACCTCCCCTGTCTGGAGCAGGCCCAGCGCAGCTTCACACACTGGCTGGACTCCAACAGCACACTCAG CCTGCCTGCAGATGTAACAGAGACAGTGTTTTCAGTAGGGGCCCAGGAGGACAGTGGCTGGGCGTCTCTCCTCCACAtatacactctctccctctcagagacacacaaacacaagatccTCTCTGCCCTGGCCAGCAGCAGAGACACAAACAAACTACACAG GTTGTTGGAGCTGGGTCTAGAGGGGGAGGTGATCCGTACCCAGGACCTGGACTCCCTCATCGTCATGGTAGCCAGGAACCCCAGGGGACATCATCTGGCCTGGAGCTACGTCCAGAAATACTGGAGCACCCTGGTGGACAA GTTCCAGTTGGGATCGTTCTCTATTAGAAACATCATCATCGGCACCACAGGCCAGTTcttctcaacagaggaactcaCTGAG GTGCGTGTATTCTTTGAGTCGATCCATGAGCAGGCGTCTCAGCTGAGAGTCACTCAGGTTGCCATGGACAACATCCAGAAGAACATCCTTTGGATGCAAAGAAACCTGGGAACTCTGAGGAGCTGGCTGAACCAACACATAGACtga